The sequence ACCGCCTCGCGGGTGGCGGCAGGGGTGTCGATCTCGGCGATCTGGGCCAGGGCGGCCGGCTTGTCGGCGCGGGCGATCATCACCGTGGTCTGGCCGGTGTCGAAGCCCGGGATCGGCGGCGGCGGCGGCTCGAAGCCCGCGTACTTGCCGCCGAAGTCAGCCGGCAGGCCCATGCCGCCGGGCCAGCGGTAAAAGATGTGGGCGCCGATCTGGGTCTCCTTGACCAGGGTCGGGCGCCAATAGGGCACCACCCACTGGGTATGATAGTGCGTGGCCTCGCCCACCGACTTCAGCACGTAACCGTCCAAGGCCCGCTGCGCGATCTTCTGCGCCCGCGCCCAGCCGGCCTGGCTGGGCCGCCGGTTCAGCGAGCCGTCGCAGGTGAAGGTGAACTGGCAGCCGGTCGGCAGGGTCGAGCCCTGGAACACCACGCCGCACACCGACTTGGGGAAGATCGGGTGGCGAACGCGGTTCAGCACCACCTGGGCCACCGCCGCCTGGCCGGCGTCGCTTTCCGAGGCGGCCTCGTAATAGACCGCCATGGTCAGGCAGGTCAGGGCGCGGGCGCGGTCGTTGGCCGCGCTGGACGGCAGGCGGAACGGCTTGGCGGCCTGGATCGGCAACTGAGAGAACGGAATCTGGGCGTTGACCAGGGCCGCCTGCTGCGGGGTCAGGTCCTCGAAGGTCTGGGCCGGCGGAGCGGGCGCGCCGGCGGCAGGCGCCTGGGCGTGCGCGGCGTCCGGCAGGCCCGCGCGGGCGATCCGGGCCAGGGGGTCATAGCGCTGCGCGATAGGCGGACCTTGGGGATCCAGCCGGAGGAAGGCCGCCAGCGTAAAGCCGCCGCCGGCGATCGGGTGGCGCCGCGGGCCAGACGCCTGTGCGCCAAGCGGCGCATGGCTCGCCCAGACCAGAGATGCGGCCGCGGCCACCATGGCGAATCCGGCCACTGCGCCTGAAGCATAGCGCCAAGTCGGCCCCGAATTCTGAACGAGCGCCGCGCGCAATTGCGACGCATCCGTCCTGAATTGGCTCAACACAGCCTGAGAAATCGGAGCAAGCTTGGCCGAGATCGTCTGAATCTGATCTTGCAGTCGCATCAAACTGACCCATCCATGCCAAGCCGCGGGCTCATAGCACGATGTGGGCCAAGTTCAATCGCCCGCCAGGATTCTGGCCGGCGGCCCGTGCGCCCTGGTCGTACCGCCAGCCCGCCAACGTTCCGCCGGCGCTCAGGTTCCCCTATTTCGGGTCAGGCCGTCAGGGATGTGGCAGTCGGCACAGGGCCAAGCCGACGATCCCCGCCCAGGCCGCGAGATTGATGATCAGCGCCGCGAGCCGCTCCCAATTGATCCGCTGGAAGGGGGTGAGCGGCGCGCCGGGGCGCCGACCATGGGCGATGTGGCCGCGGGCCGGCTGGAAACTCCAACGACCCTGATCGGGCCGGTATGGCGTCAGAACTTGCGCCGGATGGACATACTGCAAGCCGTATATGAACAAGATTCCACCGAAGCGCTTGAAGCCGCGCTTCGCCCCTGGCGGCCCGCCCGCCTCCCGACCTGGACGTGACCAGGCGCCACGCCGGGAGCTGGCAAGGTCAGACAACATTAACCATAATTATAAACAAATATGGCGTTTCAGCGTTGCGCGATTTTCGTTCACAAACCCTTGTTCAGTATAGCTTTGCCTTAAGCTGTCATCAGCCGCGGACAGGCCGGCGACTTAAACTGTCGCACCCCCGTTAGACATCGCCATTTACAATAAATTATCCGAGCGCTCGCTAGACCTACGGGCAGGTATTGCGCCATGGGCCAGGCTGGCCGGCGCGCAGCGAGGATAGGGTTCGCATGGCTGCTTCGTCGCCGCTCTCCGGCGTGGCCGCGCCGCTCCGGAAGGCGATCGCCGCCTGTCGTCCGCACTTCATGGCGGCGGCGGTGTTCAGCGCCCTGGTCAATGTCCTCTATCTCGCGCCGACCCTCTACATGCTGCTGGTCTATGACCGGGTGATGCCGACCAACGGCGTCGAGACCCTGGCCCTGGTCAGCGTGGTCGGCCTGACCGCCGTCTCCACCCTCGCCTTCCTGGAATGGATCCGCTCGCGCCTTCTGGTGCGCTCGAGCGCCCGGCTGGAGCGCGACCTGGCCGGGCCGGTGATGACCGAGGTGCTGGGCCAGGCGAGCCTCAGCCGCACCGACCGCTCCCAGGCCATGCGCCAGTTCGACACCTTCCGCCAGGCCGTGGCCGGCCAGGCGATCCTGGCGGCGTTCGACACCCCCTGGGCGCCGATCTACGTGCTGGCCGCCTTTCTGCTGCACCCGGTGATCGGCGGCATGTGCGTCGGCGCCGGCGCCCTGATGCTAGGCCTGGCCTGGCTGAACGAGAAGGCGACCCACAGCCCCCTGACCGCCGCCAACACCGCCGCCGGCGTCGCCTACGCCAAGCAGGACCACGCCTCGGCCTGGGCGTCCGAGGTCCGCGCCCTGGGCATGAGCCGCGCCCTGGTGGCCAAGCAGCTGCAGGAACGGCAGGAGGTCGTGCAACTGCAGACCCAGGCCAGTTTCGCAGCGGCCCACTATGGCGGCCTGATCCGCTTCGCCCGTCTGGTGCTGCAGTCGGCCGCCCTCGGCGTGGGGGCCTGGCTCGCCATTGAGCGGCAGATCTCGGCCGGCTCGGTGATCGCCGCCTCGCTGCTGATGACCCGGGCCCTGGCGCCGGTCGAGCAGGTGGTGGGATCGTGGAAGAGCATCATCCAGGCCCGCACCGCCTTCGAGGCCCTGAACCGCCTGTTCGCCGGCGCCAAGCCCGAGGACGCGCACATCCGCCTGCCAGCGCCGGTCGGCCAGGTGACCCTGGAGAGCGTCACGGTGCAGACCCCGACCCTCGACCGCGTCGCCCTGAACGACATCCGCCTGGAGATCGAGGCCGGCCATTTCGTCGGCGTGATCGGCCCCAGCGGCGCCGGCAAGTCGACCCTGCTGCGCGTCCTCGCCGGCGCGGTGGCGCCCAAGAGCGGGGTGGTGCGCATCGACGGCGCAGCCATGACCGATTGGGAGCCCGAGCGCCTGGCCCAGCACGTCGGCTTCCTGCCGCAGGACTTCCTGCTGTTCTCTGGCACCATCAAGGACAACATCTCGCGCTTCCGCGCCTGGCTGGGCGAGGATCCCGAGGCGCTTGACGCCGAGACCATCCGCGCCGCCCAGGCGGCCGGAGCGCACGAGATGATCCTGCGCCTGCCCCAGGGCTACGCCACCCGCGTCGGCCTCGGCGGGGCCGGCCTCTCAGCCGGCCAGACCCAACGCATCGCCCTGGCCCGCGCCCTGTTCGGCCGACCCAAGATCGTGATCCTGGACGAGCCCAACGCCCACCTGGACGGCGAAGGCGAGCAGCAGCTGGTCGAGACCCTGACCCAGCTGAAGAAGGACGGGGTGACCATCATCGTCGCGGCGCACCGCGGCGCGGTGCTTTCGGTGGCCGACCGCCTGGCCCTGATCCAGAACGGCCAGTTGGCCCACTATGGCCAGCTCAACGACGTCCTGTCCGCCATGCGCGCCCCGCCGGCCCATGCGCCGACGAACGTTCAAGCCATGCGAGCCTAGAGCCCCATGTCCGGTATCACCGCCAGCTCCTTCTGGACCGCCCTGTCCGCCCCCTCCCCGTCGCCGGACAATCCGCGCCGCGAAATTCTGCTCGGATCCGTCGCAGCCGCCGTCTTCTTCGTCGGCCTGTGCGGATGGGCCGCCTTCGCCCGCATGGACGCCGCCACCAACGCCTCGGGCGTGGTGGTGGTCTCCGGCCACCGCCAGAGCGTGCAGAGCCGCGACGGCGGTATCGTCTCCTCGCTGAGGGTCAAGGAGGGCGACCACGTCCAGGCCGGCCAGGTGCTGGTCGAGTTCGCCCCGGCCGAGGCCATAGCCGAGGAGCGCGCCCTGACCGAGCGCGTCATAGGGCTGAAGGCCCAGATCGCGCGCCTGGAGGCCGAGCAGATGGGCGCGGCCAGCATCACCGCTCCGGCCGAGTTCGCCAGCCTGTCGGCCGACGACAAGGTGATCGCCGAGCACGCCATGGCGCTGGAGGCCCATGCTCTGGCCTCTTCGCGCGGGGCCGACGCCGCCCGCCGCGGCACGCTGAACCAGCGCCAGGCCGAGGCCGAGCAGCAGATCATCGGCTACCAGCGTCAACTGGCGGCGAACGCCCGCCAGCAGCAGCTGAACGCCGACGAGCTGAAGGGTATGAAGGAGCTGGCCGCCCGCGGCTACGCCCCCGCCACCCGCGTGCGCGCCCTGGAGCAGTCCGCCGCCGGCCTGGAAGGCGACGCCGGCTCGCAAGCGGCCGAGATCGCCCGCCTGAACGCCGTGCGCGGCGAGGCGAGGCTGGAGAGCCTGCAGGGCGACAACGAGCGCGCCCGCCAGATCTCTGACGAGATGCACCGGGCCCAGGCCGACCTGCAGGCCAACGAGCCGCAGCTGCAGGCCGCCCGCGACCGGCTGAAGCGAACCGAGGCCGTGGCGCCAGTCTCCGGCGCCGTCACCGGCCTGACGGTCAACACCGTGGGCGCCGTGGTGGCCCAGGGCCAGCGGCTGATGGAGGTGGTGCCGGACAAGCTGCCGCTGGTGATCGAGGCCCAGGTGGCCCCGCGCGACGCCAACGACCTGAAGGTCGGCCAGGAGACCCAGGTCCGCTTCACCGCCGTGCATGGCCGCAACGTGCCGATCCTGCACGGCCAGCTGACCCGCATCTCCCCCGACAGCGTCGTCGAGGAGCGCACCGGCCGCGCCTATTTCGTGGCCGACATCACCGTGCCGCAGAGCGAGTTGGCCCTGATCGGCGACAAGGGCGAAGCCCTGCGTCCCGGCATGCCCGCGGACGTGGTGGTGCCGCTGCGCAAGCGCACCGCGTTGGAATACTGGCTTGAGCCCCTGACCCAGACCCTCTGGCGCTCGTTCCACGAGCACTGAGGCCGCCGCGCCCTACGTCCGCGCTGAGATCACAAAACGGTTCTCTTTTGCGGAGAACTCGCTTTAGGGTCGCGCGCAACGAAGTTCAGCGCAGGTTTGTCATGTCGATTTCCCGAGCGGCCAGGGCCCTGGCCTTTTTCCTGGCCCTGGCGGCCGGCCTGCCGGCTGCGGCCCAGGCGCCCGCCGCCGCTTCGCAGCGTATCGTCCTGCCCGCCGACGTCACCCCCGACCACTACGACCTCGATATCACGCCCGACGCCTCGGCCCTGACCTTCAAGGGCAAGGTGCAAATCGACCTGACCGTGCATGCGGCGACGCGCGAGATCGTGCTGAACGCCGCCGACCTGGTCATCGACCACGCCGCCCTGTCCGGCGAGGCCGGCCAGCCCAGCATCCGCTACGACGAGAAGGTGCAGACCGCGAGCTTCGGCTTCAGCCATCCGCTGAAGCCCGGCCACTACGCCCTCAGCCTCGACTATCACGGCAGGATCTTCCAGCAGGCCTCGGGTCTGTTCGCCCTGGACTATCAGGCGGGCGGCGCTTCCAAGCGGGCGCTGTTCACCCAGTTCGAAAATTCCGACGCCCGCCGCTTCCTGCCGTGCTGGGACGAGCCGGGGCGCAAGGCGAGCTTCACGGTGACCGCGACCGTGCCCAAGGACCAGATGGCGGTCTCCAACATGCCGGTCGCCGAGGCCAAGGCGGTGGACGACAAGCTGCAGACCGTACGCTTCGCCGAGACGCCGAAGATGTCGTCCTACCTCTTGTTCTTCGGCCTGGGCGACTTCGAGCGCATCCACCGCAATGTCGGCGGCGTCGACGTGGGCGTCATCGTCAAGCGCGGCGACACGGCGAACGCCGGCTTCGCCCTGGATGCGGCCGCCGAGATCCTGCCCTACTACAACGATTATTTCGGCAAAGCCTTCCCCCTGCCCAAGCTGGACCTGATCGCCGGCCCGGGCTCCAGCCAGTTCTTCGGGGCGATGGAGAACTGGGGCGCGATCTTCTATTTCGAGCGCGACCTTCTGATCGACCCCAAGGTCTCGACCGAGCAGGACCTGCAAGGGGTCTATGTCACGGTCGCCCACGAGATGGCGCACCAGTGGTTCGGCGACCTCGTCACCATGGCCTGGTGGAACGACCTGTGGCTGAACGAAGGCTTCGCCTCGTGGATGGAGAACAAGGTCACCGACCATTTCCATCCCAATTGGAAGCTGTGGCTGCAGGCCAAGTCGGGAACCGAGAGCGCCATGCAGACCGACGCCCGCGACGGTTCGCATCCGATCATAACCCCGATCAACGACGTGCTGCAGGCTGGCGGGGCCTTCGACGAGATCACCTACGAGAAGGGCGCGGCGGTGATCCGCATGATGGAGGCCTATGTCGGCGAGAGCGCCTTCCGCGACGGCGTGCGCCGCTACATGGCCGACCACGCCTATGGCAACACAGTCACCGACGATCTGTGGCGCGAGATCGACCAGGGCGGGGGTCCGCGCCCGATCACCGAGATCGCCCATGACTTCACCCTGCACGCCGGCGTGCCCCTGCTGCGCCAGGGCGAAGCCAGCTGCCAAGCCGGCAAGACCAGCCAGGCCCTGGCCCAGGGACGCTATGGCATCGACGACAGCACCCGCGGCGAGCGGGTGTGGCATGTGCCGGTGATCGCCCGGACGCTGGACTCGGCGGCCCCGGGCCATGGCGTAATCGCCGGGACCGCCGGCGGCCGGATCGAGGTTCCGGGCTGCGGCCCGGTGGTGCTGAACGCTGGCCAGACCGGCTATTTCCGAACCCTCTATTCGCCGGCCGGCGTCGCCGCCCTGACCCAGCGCTTCAGCGAGTTGTCGGCGGACGACCAGCTGGGCCTCTTGGACGACACCCGCGCCCTTGGCTTTGGCGGCCTAGAGCCGATCACCGACTATCTGAACCTGACCGTCCGCCTGGATAGCCGCAGCGATCCGGTCGTCTGGGCCAGGCTGGCCCACACCCTGAACGGCCTCGACCGGCTCTACGCCGGAACGCCCGGCCAGGCCCGCTTCCGCAGCTTCGCCCGCGGCGTCCTGGCCCGCGGCCTGGCCCGTATCGGCTGGGACCGCCAGCCGGACGAGAGCTTCAACGTGGCGATCATGCGCAGCGCGGTGATCGGCGCCCTGGGCGACATGGGCGATCCGGCCGTGACCGCCGAGGCCCATCGCCGCTTCGACCAGTTCCTGTATGATCCGACCAGCCTGGACGCCTCCGCCCGCCGCACGGTGCTGGCCATCGTCGGGCGCCAAGCCAGCGCCGCCGATTGGGAGCGGCTGCACCAGCTGGCCAAGACCGCCAAGTCGGAGCTGGAGCGCACCGAATACTACAGCCTGCTGGGCGCGGCCGACGATCCGGCCCTGGCCGCCAAGGCGCTGGACCTCGCCCTGTCCGGCGAGCCGCCGGCCACCACCGCGCCAGACATCATTGGCGCGGTCTCGGACCGCCATCCCGGCCTGGCGCTGGACTTCACCAGCGCCCATTGGGCAAAGGTCAGCGAGCTTCTGGAGCCGGACAGCCGGCCCAGCTTCGCGCCGCACCTCGTCACCGGCGAGCCCGACCGCGGCCTGGCCGACCGGCTGAACGCCTTCGCGGACCGCAATATTCCCGAGGACGCCCGCCAAGAGGTGCGCAAGGCGGTGTCGAGCATCCTCTACCAGGCCCAGGTCCGCGACGCGCGCCTGCCCGAGGTGGACCGCTGGATTGCGACGGGACGCTAAGTCCCGCTGAGGCGGACCGCCAGGAACACGGCGGCGGCGCCCAGCCCGGCCGCCGCGGCGCCCGAGACGCCCAGCTCGCCGGAGCGGGCGCGGGGCCAGAGTTCGGTCGCGCCGATATAGAGGAACAGGCCCGCGAAGGTCGCCAGCATCAGGGCGGCCGTGGCCCGAGTCGGGCTGACGGCGTGCGAGAGGGCCAGACCTGCCAGGGGGGCCAGGGCGTCGGCCGCCAGCCAGCGGCGGGCGCTGCGGGCGCCGAGATGGCGGGCGAAGCTGAGCGTGACGGTGTTGGCGCCGTCCACCAGGTCGTGAGCCACCACGCCGGCGGCGACCACCACTCCGGCGGGCGGCGAGACGGCGAAGGCGACCCCGATGGCCAGTCCATCCATCAGGCTGTGCGCGGTCAGGCTGGCGGGCCCCAGATGCGCCGCCCAGCTGCGTCCCGCACGCCCCCAGGCGGCGCTCAGGCGATCGATCAGGACGTAGGCAAAAAATCCGGTGACGACCGCTGCGCCCAGCGCGGTAGGCGGCCAAGCCTCGCGGCCGAGGGCGAAGGCCTCTGGAAGGAGGTCCACGAAAGCCACCCCCAGGATGGCGCCACAACCGAACCCGACCATCAACCGCCGCTCGGCCCCGAGCTTCAGCGCCAGGCCGCCCCCGGCCAGGGTCGCGACCGAGGTGGCGAGGCCGATGGCGAGCTGTTGGCCGGCCAGGCTGAAGGCAGGGCCTGCGCTCAAGCCGGCTGCTCCTGGGGAAGCGGCGCCACGGTGGCGGCGCCGGCGAAGCTGCGGCGGATCAGGCCCGGCGTCATCAGGGCCTGGCCGGCCGCGCGGGCGAGGAAGAACAGGTTGAAGGCGAGCCACAGGCCATTGTTGCCCATTGGCCGCGCGGCCAGCAGCAGGGCGACGAACACCGCAAGGGCGGCGGCCATGCCGATCAGCATGGCCCGGGTCCAGCTGGAGCCGATGAAGATCCCGTCGAACACGAACGAGGTCACCCCGGTCGCCGGCAGGGCGACCGCCCAGCCGATATAGAGGCCGGTGGCCGCCACCACAGCCGGGGCGGTGCTGAAGCTGGCGGCGATGCGCGCGCCGGCGAGCGCATAGGCCAGGGTCACCAGGGCCGCCGCCCCCCAGGCCCAGGCCAGGATGGCGAGAATCAGCCGCTGGAACTCGCCCCGACGCCCTCCGCCCAGCGCCTCACCGCACAGCACCTGGGCCGAGCTTTCGAAGCCGTCGAGCAGCAGGGCCGAGAGCATGAACAGCTGATAGAGGATGGCGTTGGCGGCCAGGATGGTCGGCCCCTGCTGGGCGCCGGTGCGGGTCAGGAGCACGGTCGCCGCCATCAGGAGCAGCGTGCGGGCGAAGAGGTCGCGGTTCAGCCGCAGCAGTTGGCCGATCGCGACCGGCCGCCAGGTTTCGGCGCGGCGCAGGACGGCTCCGAAGCCGCGGGCCGGCGCCTCACGCGAGACCATGGTGGCCAAGGCCAGCAGTTTGGCGGCCTCCGAACTCAGGGTCGCGAAGGCGACCCCGGCCACGCCCAGATGCAGGCCGAGCACGAAGCCTGCGTCCAGGCTGATATGCAGAAGGTTGGAGCCGACCTCGACCGCCAGCACCGCCCGAACCTGCCGCCGCCCGATCAGCCAGCCGGTCAGGACCGCGTTGATCAGCCAGGCCACGCCCCCGGCATAGCGGATCTGCACATAGGTCCGCGCCAGCGCAGCGACCTGGCCCTTGGCGCTGAACAGGGCAAGGCCCGCCGGCACGACCAGCGGCATGGCGGCCAACAGGAAGGCGCCGATGGCCGCGGCTACGGCGAGGCTGCGAGCCAAGGTCGCCGACTGCGCCGCCTCGTCCGCCCGCCCGGCCGCCTGCGCTGTCAGGGCCACGGTGCCAGAGCGCAGGAAATTGAACACGATCAGGAGGGTCATCAAAAGCTTGGCGCCGATCTCCACCGCGCCCTGGGCCGCCGGATCGCCCAGCCGCCCGATCACCCACATGTCGGCCAGGCCGAACAGGGCGGTGGCGACGTTGGTCAGCATGGACGGCAGGGCGATCGCCAGGATCGCCCGATGCATGGCCAGGCCGCGGAGGTCTTGCGTTTCGCCCATGCCGCTCAACTGAGGGCCACGGCGGACGCGGTCAAGGCTGTGATGAGCCTAGAGAGCCTTCTTAAGCACCAGCCGCACCGCCTGGCCGTCATCCACATGGTGATCGACGCGCTCGACGAAGCCGTTGGCGCGAGGGCCGGCGAAGATGGTGTCGGTGGTCTGGCGGCCGCCGCCGTAGAGGCCGTCGACCTGAAGCCGCAGGGCGAACGAGCCGGGGGCGTATTCGACGAAGCCGCCCAGGCTGTCGTCGACGCTGACCCGGCTGATCTGGCTCATCTGGTAGAGGGCCAGGTCGCCGCCGAACTGGCCCTCGAGCCCCCAGCGAGCCTTGAGCCCGGCGAGGGACTGAACCAGGGCGATCTTGGCGGTCTGGGGCGATTCCGCAGAGGCCCGGCGCATCTCGCCGGTGAAGGGGTCGCGCAGGCGCGAATTGCGCCAGGTCCCGCTACTGGTGAGGGTCAGGGAGGGCAGCCCGATCGCCGCCAGGGGCGCTGATAGGTCCAGATCGACCTGCTGCCGCTCGCCCCCCGTGACGGCCACCGGCGCCTGGGTGTCGGCGCCCACGGGGCCGAGTTCGGTCGCGCTCTCGATGCGGGCCTGGGTCACGGCCGCGGACAGCTTCATCGCCGCCAGCTTCTGGTCGAAGCTCAGCCTGTAGCGCCACTCGCGGTTTGGGCCGAAGCGGGCCGAGGCGGCGCGATCTTCGGTGGCCGCAAAGGTGGCGAAGGCCCCGGCGTCGATCGGCGAGACCGCCCGGGTCAGGCTGAGGTCGAGCTGCCCCTTGCCGGGCAGGGTCACCGCGCCGTCGACGCTGGGTTCGATGAAGGCGTAGGTCAGGCCGGCCGCGGTGGCGCCGCCGCTGGTCGAAGGCCCGCGCCACTGCGCGTCGGCCATTTCCAGCTTGCCGCCGGCATTGAGGCTTAACCAGGAGGTCAGCCGCCACTTCAGGCCGGCATGGGCGTCCTGGGTGGCGGTGGCGAACAGCCGCTGGCTCTCAGGCGCGGCCGCCTGGGCCAGGGCGGTGTCGAGGATGTTGCGCTGTTCGGCGCCGCCGCCGACGGTCAGGTCGACGGCCTTCAGCGGCGTCAGGCTGAGGTCGAGGCGGGCCGTGAGGTCATCGGTGTCGACCTGATGGCCGCCGGAAGCCAGGAAGGCCGGCGTCGCCCAGGCCTGGTCCAGCTTCTCCCCCACCTGCAGGTCCAGGCGCGCCGCGCCGGGGCCGACCCAGGCTGCGTTGAGGCCCAGGGTCTCGCGGCTGGCGCTGGCCTGCGGCGCCAGGGCGAGGGGATCGCTGCGCACCAGGTTCGGATTGGCCTCCAGCCCGAGCTGAAGGCTGGTCTGCAGGGTGGTGAACTGGGCGTTCAGGTCGGCGTTGGCTTTCAGGCCCGCGCCGTCGCCGGGGGCCACCGCCACATCGAACTGGTAGGGGCTCGCGGGCGCGCCCGCCGTCGCCGCCGGCGCAAGGGAAAGCGCGGTCGTCAAGGCGATCACAAAGGGCGAACAGGTCGGCGGCATGAGAGCGTTGACAGCTAGCATTGAACCCAAGAGATGGCCAAGCGGCCAATGCCCGCAGGCAGGACTTGCCCTGGGCTTTGCACGTCTTTAGGGCGAACCTGTGAACACAAAGGCCACTGCATGACCCGTCCCGTTCCGATCGCCATCGTCGGCCTCGGCAAGATCGCGCGCGACCAGCACCTGCCGGCCCTGGCGACGGGCGCAAATTTCCGTCTGGCAGCCACGGTCAGCCACCACGGGACCGCGCCCGGCGTTCCAAGCTTCGCAACCCTGGCCGAAGCCTTCGCCGCCCATCCGGAGATCGAGGCCGTCTCGCTCTGCACCCCGCCCCAGGTGCGCCACGCCCTGGCGCGCGAGGCGCTGCTGGCCGGACGCCACGTGTTCCTGGAAAAGCCGCCGGGCGCGACCCTGTCGGAGGTCGAGGACCTGAAGGTCCTGGCGGCGGCGCGCGACCTGACCCTGTTCGCCAGCTGGCATTCGCGCTTCGCCGACGCGGTCGAGCCAGCCCGGGCCTTTCTCGCCGGGCGTCGGCTGAAGTCGGCCGAGATCGTCTGGAAGGAGGACGTTCGCCACTGGCATCCGGGCCAGGACTGGATCTTCCAGCCGGGCGGGATGGGGGTGTTCGACCCCGGGATCAACGCCCTGTCGATCATCACCGCCATCCTGCCGCAGCCGATCCACCTGCGCCGCGCCAGCCTGGCCTTTCCCGCCAATCGTGCGGCGCCAATCGCCGCGGACCTGATTTTCGAGGACGTCAGCGGCGCGCCGGTGACGGCGACCTTCGACTTCCTGCAGACCGGCTCGCAGTCGTGGGACATCCACATCGAGGCCGAGGGCGGGCGGCTGGAGCTCTCGGGCGGCGGAAGCGCGCTGAGCCTGAACGGTCAGCCCCAGGCCCTGGAGCACGGCTCCGAGTATGGCCGCCTGTACGACCATTTCGCCGGTCTGGTGCGCCGGGGCGAGCGCGAGGTCGATTGCTGGCCGCTGATCCACGTCGCCGACGCCTTCATGCTGGGCGAGCGGCGTGAGGTCCCGGCCTTCGACTGGTGATTG is a genomic window of Phenylobacterium montanum containing:
- a CDS encoding ZIP family metal transporter — protein: MSAGPAFSLAGQQLAIGLATSVATLAGGGLALKLGAERRLMVGFGCGAILGVAFVDLLPEAFALGREAWPPTALGAAVVTGFFAYVLIDRLSAAWGRAGRSWAAHLGPASLTAHSLMDGLAIGVAFAVSPPAGVVVAAGVVAHDLVDGANTVTLSFARHLGARSARRWLAADALAPLAGLALSHAVSPTRATAALMLATFAGLFLYIGATELWPRARSGELGVSGAAAAGLGAAAVFLAVRLSGT
- a CDS encoding HlyD family type I secretion periplasmic adaptor subunit, which encodes MSGITASSFWTALSAPSPSPDNPRREILLGSVAAAVFFVGLCGWAAFARMDAATNASGVVVVSGHRQSVQSRDGGIVSSLRVKEGDHVQAGQVLVEFAPAEAIAEERALTERVIGLKAQIARLEAEQMGAASITAPAEFASLSADDKVIAEHAMALEAHALASSRGADAARRGTLNQRQAEAEQQIIGYQRQLAANARQQQLNADELKGMKELAARGYAPATRVRALEQSAAGLEGDAGSQAAEIARLNAVRGEARLESLQGDNERARQISDEMHRAQADLQANEPQLQAARDRLKRTEAVAPVSGAVTGLTVNTVGAVVAQGQRLMEVVPDKLPLVIEAQVAPRDANDLKVGQETQVRFTAVHGRNVPILHGQLTRISPDSVVEERTGRAYFVADITVPQSELALIGDKGEALRPGMPADVVVPLRKRTALEYWLEPLTQTLWRSFHEH
- a CDS encoding type I secretion system permease/ATPase — encoded protein: MAASSPLSGVAAPLRKAIAACRPHFMAAAVFSALVNVLYLAPTLYMLLVYDRVMPTNGVETLALVSVVGLTAVSTLAFLEWIRSRLLVRSSARLERDLAGPVMTEVLGQASLSRTDRSQAMRQFDTFRQAVAGQAILAAFDTPWAPIYVLAAFLLHPVIGGMCVGAGALMLGLAWLNEKATHSPLTAANTAAGVAYAKQDHASAWASEVRALGMSRALVAKQLQERQEVVQLQTQASFAAAHYGGLIRFARLVLQSAALGVGAWLAIERQISAGSVIAASLLMTRALAPVEQVVGSWKSIIQARTAFEALNRLFAGAKPEDAHIRLPAPVGQVTLESVTVQTPTLDRVALNDIRLEIEAGHFVGVIGPSGAGKSTLLRVLAGAVAPKSGVVRIDGAAMTDWEPERLAQHVGFLPQDFLLFSGTIKDNISRFRAWLGEDPEALDAETIRAAQAAGAHEMILRLPQGYATRVGLGGAGLSAGQTQRIALARALFGRPKIVILDEPNAHLDGEGEQQLVETLTQLKKDGVTIIVAAHRGAVLSVADRLALIQNGQLAHYGQLNDVLSAMRAPPAHAPTNVQAMRA
- a CDS encoding MATE family efflux transporter, translating into MGETQDLRGLAMHRAILAIALPSMLTNVATALFGLADMWVIGRLGDPAAQGAVEIGAKLLMTLLIVFNFLRSGTVALTAQAAGRADEAAQSATLARSLAVAAAIGAFLLAAMPLVVPAGLALFSAKGQVAALARTYVQIRYAGGVAWLINAVLTGWLIGRRQVRAVLAVEVGSNLLHISLDAGFVLGLHLGVAGVAFATLSSEAAKLLALATMVSREAPARGFGAVLRRAETWRPVAIGQLLRLNRDLFARTLLLMAATVLLTRTGAQQGPTILAANAILYQLFMLSALLLDGFESSAQVLCGEALGGGRRGEFQRLILAILAWAWGAAALVTLAYALAGARIAASFSTAPAVVAATGLYIGWAVALPATGVTSFVFDGIFIGSSWTRAMLIGMAAALAVFVALLLAARPMGNNGLWLAFNLFFLARAAGQALMTPGLIRRSFAGAATVAPLPQEQPA
- a CDS encoding Gfo/Idh/MocA family protein, which translates into the protein MTRPVPIAIVGLGKIARDQHLPALATGANFRLAATVSHHGTAPGVPSFATLAEAFAAHPEIEAVSLCTPPQVRHALAREALLAGRHVFLEKPPGATLSEVEDLKVLAAARDLTLFASWHSRFADAVEPARAFLAGRRLKSAEIVWKEDVRHWHPGQDWIFQPGGMGVFDPGINALSIITAILPQPIHLRRASLAFPANRAAPIAADLIFEDVSGAPVTATFDFLQTGSQSWDIHIEAEGGRLELSGGGSALSLNGQPQALEHGSEYGRLYDHFAGLVRRGEREVDCWPLIHVADAFMLGERREVPAFDW
- a CDS encoding cell wall hydrolase, which encodes MVAAAASLVWASHAPLGAQASGPRRHPIAGGGFTLAAFLRLDPQGPPIAQRYDPLARIARAGLPDAAHAQAPAAGAPAPPAQTFEDLTPQQAALVNAQIPFSQLPIQAAKPFRLPSSAANDRARALTCLTMAVYYEAASESDAGQAAVAQVVLNRVRHPIFPKSVCGVVFQGSTLPTGCQFTFTCDGSLNRRPSQAGWARAQKIAQRALDGYVLKSVGEATHYHTQWVVPYWRPTLVKETQIGAHIFYRWPGGMGLPADFGGKYAGFEPPPPPIPGFDTGQTTVMIARADKPAALAQIAEIDTPAATREAVREAQAAPLTDPAPLAIAPPPAVITPPASAAPQKPVYFGKPFRQHRGPTVGG
- a CDS encoding M1 family metallopeptidase translates to MSISRAARALAFFLALAAGLPAAAQAPAAASQRIVLPADVTPDHYDLDITPDASALTFKGKVQIDLTVHAATREIVLNAADLVIDHAALSGEAGQPSIRYDEKVQTASFGFSHPLKPGHYALSLDYHGRIFQQASGLFALDYQAGGASKRALFTQFENSDARRFLPCWDEPGRKASFTVTATVPKDQMAVSNMPVAEAKAVDDKLQTVRFAETPKMSSYLLFFGLGDFERIHRNVGGVDVGVIVKRGDTANAGFALDAAAEILPYYNDYFGKAFPLPKLDLIAGPGSSQFFGAMENWGAIFYFERDLLIDPKVSTEQDLQGVYVTVAHEMAHQWFGDLVTMAWWNDLWLNEGFASWMENKVTDHFHPNWKLWLQAKSGTESAMQTDARDGSHPIITPINDVLQAGGAFDEITYEKGAAVIRMMEAYVGESAFRDGVRRYMADHAYGNTVTDDLWREIDQGGGPRPITEIAHDFTLHAGVPLLRQGEASCQAGKTSQALAQGRYGIDDSTRGERVWHVPVIARTLDSAAPGHGVIAGTAGGRIEVPGCGPVVLNAGQTGYFRTLYSPAGVAALTQRFSELSADDQLGLLDDTRALGFGGLEPITDYLNLTVRLDSRSDPVVWARLAHTLNGLDRLYAGTPGQARFRSFARGVLARGLARIGWDRQPDESFNVAIMRSAVIGALGDMGDPAVTAEAHRRFDQFLYDPTSLDASARRTVLAIVGRQASAADWERLHQLAKTAKSELERTEYYSLLGAADDPALAAKALDLALSGEPPATTAPDIIGAVSDRHPGLALDFTSAHWAKVSELLEPDSRPSFAPHLVTGEPDRGLADRLNAFADRNIPEDARQEVRKAVSSILYQAQVRDARLPEVDRWIATGR